Proteins from one Frankiaceae bacterium genomic window:
- a CDS encoding protein kinase yields the protein MTVETGTRLNDRYRLESRIATGGMGEVWRARDELLDRDVAVKMLKHEYADDESFLERFRAEARHTAGLAHPGIAGVFDYGEAEGTAYLVMELVPGDPLNAVLREGRLTPDRTLDLVAQVARALDIAHQGGVIHRDVKPGNILVCPDGTVKVTDFGIARAADAVPLTQTGVVMGSAHYIAPEQASGTEVTYASDVYSLGVVAYECLAGHRPFDADTPVGLAMAHMYEDPVALPEDVPASVSQLVAQAMAKEPGDRFVSAAAFAQAADAVRSGLLGATQAMPAVGAAAPMNATMALPVVDDAPAPVVREERRRPAWLVAAVLGGLALILAVAGWAAMRPAPEATVPSLRGMTKAQATAALDRRDLDLTTEVAYHDTVERGLVIKQDPAPGATVREGDDVSVTISRGPQPVSLPDGLSGKPVDEVARTLEGLGLKVRRIGAVSEAPFGTVLSVAPGSGLRKGDTATVTFSFGPPRQEEPKGEGKKKGDKGDD from the coding sequence ATGACCGTCGAGACCGGCACCAGGCTGAACGACCGCTACCGCCTCGAGTCGCGCATCGCGACCGGCGGCATGGGCGAGGTGTGGCGCGCCCGCGACGAGCTGCTCGACCGCGACGTCGCGGTGAAGATGCTCAAGCACGAGTACGCCGACGACGAGTCGTTCCTCGAACGCTTCCGCGCCGAGGCCCGCCACACCGCCGGCCTCGCGCACCCCGGCATCGCGGGCGTCTTCGACTACGGCGAGGCCGAGGGCACGGCGTACCTCGTCATGGAGCTGGTCCCCGGCGACCCGCTCAACGCCGTCCTGCGCGAGGGGCGCCTGACGCCCGACCGGACGCTCGACCTCGTCGCGCAGGTCGCGCGCGCGCTCGACATCGCGCACCAGGGCGGTGTCATCCACCGCGACGTCAAGCCGGGCAACATCCTCGTCTGCCCCGACGGCACCGTGAAGGTGACCGACTTCGGCATCGCGCGCGCCGCCGACGCGGTGCCGCTGACGCAGACCGGCGTCGTCATGGGCAGCGCGCACTACATCGCGCCGGAGCAGGCGAGCGGCACGGAGGTCACGTACGCGAGCGACGTCTACTCACTGGGCGTCGTGGCGTACGAGTGCCTGGCGGGCCACCGGCCGTTCGACGCGGACACGCCCGTGGGGCTGGCGATGGCACATATGTACGAGGACCCGGTCGCGCTGCCGGAGGACGTGCCGGCGTCGGTGTCGCAGCTCGTCGCGCAGGCGATGGCGAAGGAGCCAGGCGACCGGTTCGTCAGCGCGGCGGCGTTCGCGCAGGCGGCCGACGCCGTACGCAGCGGGCTCCTCGGCGCGACGCAGGCGATGCCGGCGGTCGGCGCGGCCGCCCCCATGAACGCGACGATGGCGCTGCCGGTCGTGGACGACGCGCCCGCGCCGGTCGTGCGCGAGGAACGGCGCCGTCCCGCCTGGCTCGTCGCCGCGGTCCTCGGCGGGCTCGCGCTGATCCTCGCCGTGGCCGGCTGGGCCGCGATGCGCCCCGCGCCCGAGGCGACGGTGCCGTCGTTGCGCGGCATGACGAAGGCCCAGGCGACCGCCGCGCTGGACCGCCGCGACCTCGACCTGACGACCGAGGTGGCGTACCACGACACGGTCGAGCGCGGCCTCGTCATCAAGCAGGACCCCGCCCCCGGGGCGACCGTCCGCGAGGGAGATGACGTCTCGGTCACGATCTCCAGGGGCCCGCAACCCGTCTCCCTGCCCGACGGTCTGTCGGGGAAGCCGGTGGACGAGGTCGCGAGAACGCTGGAAGGGCTGGGCCTGAAGGTGCGGCGGATAGGCGCGGTGAGCGAGGCGCCTTTCGGTACGGTGCTCTCGGTGGCGCCGGGGTCGGGCCTGCGCAAGGGCGACACCGCCACGGTCACCTTCTCGTTCGGGCCTCCGCGCCAGGAGGAGCCGAAGGGCGAGGGCAAGAAGAAGGGCGACAAGGGCGATGACTGA
- a CDS encoding penicillin-binding protein 2 — translation MNRPIRRVAMAALALFGLLFLNVNYLQVVKAESLRKNPRNNRLLLDEYGRPRGDIIAGRRTLVESKETKDRLKYLRVYAGGNAELASVFAPITGYYSLVYGATGIERAYNDTLSGNDDRLFVRRVSDILTGNSPQGGSVVLTVDPELQQLAARQLGNRRGAVVALDPRTGAVLAMVTSPSYDPNVLSSHDPAKIRAANERLGKQSDQPLTNRAAEQVYPPGSTFKVITAAAALENGMKPTDQIPCSRDIKLPLTVNTRLRNFGGESCPAKVTLSEALQHSYNTSFATLGMDIVGAEKVQDMAEKFGFNARPDFALRSVPSVFPQGLNKPQTAQASIGQFDVRATPLQMAQVAATVANNGRTMRPYLAAEVLAPDLSVLDKAERKEIGRPFGADTANALTQMMVEVVRAGTGRRAQIPGVEVAGKTGTAQNAGPSHAWFIGFAPAVDPQIAVAVIVENGGGDDQGTGGRVAAPIAQAVMAAKLRGGGG, via the coding sequence ATGAACAGACCGATCAGACGAGTGGCGATGGCGGCACTGGCGCTGTTCGGCCTGCTGTTCCTCAACGTCAACTACCTGCAGGTCGTCAAGGCGGAGTCGCTGCGCAAGAACCCCCGCAACAACCGCCTGCTCCTCGACGAGTACGGCCGTCCGCGCGGCGACATCATCGCCGGGCGCCGCACGCTGGTGGAGAGCAAGGAGACCAAGGACAGGCTGAAGTACCTGCGCGTCTACGCCGGCGGCAACGCCGAGCTGGCGAGCGTCTTCGCGCCGATCACCGGCTACTACTCGCTCGTGTACGGCGCCACCGGCATCGAGCGCGCGTACAACGACACCCTCTCCGGCAACGACGACAGGCTGTTCGTCCGCCGCGTCTCCGACATCCTCACCGGCAACTCGCCGCAGGGCGGCAGCGTCGTCCTCACCGTGGACCCCGAGCTGCAGCAGCTCGCCGCGCGCCAGCTCGGCAACCGCCGCGGCGCGGTCGTCGCGCTCGACCCGCGCACCGGCGCGGTGCTCGCGATGGTGACGAGCCCGTCGTACGACCCGAACGTCCTCTCCTCGCACGACCCCGCGAAGATCCGCGCCGCCAACGAGCGCCTCGGCAAGCAGAGCGACCAGCCGCTCACCAACCGCGCGGCCGAGCAGGTCTACCCGCCGGGCTCGACGTTCAAGGTCATCACGGCCGCGGCGGCGCTGGAGAACGGCATGAAGCCGACCGACCAGATCCCCTGCTCGCGCGACATCAAGCTGCCGCTCACGGTCAACACGCGGCTGCGCAACTTCGGCGGCGAGTCGTGCCCGGCGAAGGTGACGCTGTCGGAGGCGCTGCAGCACTCGTACAACACGTCGTTCGCGACGCTCGGCATGGACATCGTGGGAGCCGAGAAGGTGCAGGACATGGCGGAGAAGTTCGGCTTCAACGCCCGTCCGGACTTCGCGCTGCGCAGCGTGCCGAGCGTGTTCCCGCAGGGGCTGAACAAGCCGCAGACCGCGCAGGCGTCCATCGGGCAGTTCGACGTCCGCGCGACGCCGTTGCAGATGGCGCAGGTCGCGGCGACGGTCGCGAACAACGGCCGCACGATGCGCCCGTACCTCGCCGCCGAGGTCCTCGCCCCCGATCTGTCGGTGCTCGACAAGGCCGAGCGCAAGGAGATCGGGCGGCCCTTCGGCGCGGACACCGCGAACGCGCTGACCCAGATGATGGTCGAGGTCGTCCGCGCCGGCACCGGCAGGCGCGCGCAGATCCCCGGTGTCGAGGTCGCCGGCAAGACCGGCACCGCGCAGAACGCCGGGCCTTCGCACGCGTGGTTCATCGGCTTCGCGCCGGCCGTCGACCCGCAGATCGCGGTCGCCGTCATCGTCGAGAACGGCGGCGGAGACGACCAGGGCACCGGCGGCCGCGTCGCCGCGCCGATCGCGCAGGCCGTGATGGCGGCCAAGCTGCGAGGCGGTGGCGGATGA